The following coding sequences lie in one Novipirellula aureliae genomic window:
- the cysK gene encoding cysteine synthase A, which yields MPRGKIYTDVSKAIGDTPMIQINRLVPSGGGVVLAKCEFFQPLNSVKDRIGVAMIEAGERDGKINKQTHIIEPTSGNTGIALAFVCAAKGYRLTLTMPESMSVERRALLRAMGANLVLTPAAEGMKGAINRASEMVSEDQNAFMPQQFENPANPAIHEATTGPEIWTDSDQNIDAIVAGVGTGGTITGVARFIKKQNPNFKVIAVEPVHSAVISGGDPGKHRIQGLGAGFIPGNLDMSLIDDVIKVEDEHAFEWGRRLAKEEGIVAGISSGANMWAAAQVAARPEMKGKRIATIMCSLGERYLSTPLFGDLGL from the coding sequence ATGCCTCGCGGAAAAATCTATACGGACGTTTCGAAAGCAATCGGCGATACGCCGATGATTCAAATCAACCGACTCGTTCCGAGTGGTGGCGGTGTCGTGCTAGCAAAGTGTGAGTTTTTCCAGCCGCTCAATAGTGTCAAAGATCGTATCGGTGTGGCCATGATCGAGGCAGGCGAACGGGATGGCAAGATCAATAAACAAACGCATATCATTGAGCCGACGTCCGGCAATACTGGCATCGCATTAGCATTTGTTTGTGCAGCGAAAGGATATCGGTTGACGTTGACAATGCCGGAATCCATGTCAGTCGAGCGGCGAGCACTATTACGTGCAATGGGCGCAAACTTAGTTTTGACGCCAGCGGCCGAGGGTATGAAAGGAGCGATCAATAGGGCTAGCGAAATGGTCAGCGAGGATCAGAACGCCTTCATGCCTCAGCAATTTGAGAACCCTGCCAATCCAGCGATCCATGAAGCGACGACTGGCCCAGAAATTTGGACCGACAGTGATCAGAACATTGATGCCATTGTTGCTGGCGTCGGGACGGGAGGAACGATCACGGGTGTTGCCCGATTTATCAAGAAGCAAAACCCCAACTTCAAGGTCATTGCTGTTGAGCCAGTCCATTCGGCTGTGATAAGTGGTGGCGATCCAGGTAAGCATCGCATTCAGGGACTGGGTGCTGGTTTTATCCCTGGCAATTTAGATATGTCACTCATAGACGATGTCATCAAAGTGGAGGATGAGCATGCGTTTGAGTGGGGCCGACGGTTGGCAAAAGAGGAAGGGATTGTTGCAGGTATTAGTAGCGGAGCGAATATGTGGGCAGCGGCTCAAGTGGCCGCTCGACCCGAGATGAAGGGCAAGCGAATCGCAACGATCATGTGCAGTCTCGGCGAACGCTACCTAAGCACACCGCTCTTCGGCGATCTAGGTCTGTAG
- a CDS encoding 2-oxoacid:ferredoxin oxidoreductase subunit beta: protein MLPVLKAADFASDQDVRWCPGCGDYSILAQMKKILPDLGVPREKTVFISGIGCSSRFPYYMNTYGMHSIHGRAPTFATGLKSTRPDLMVWVITGDGDALSIGGNHFIHLLRRNVDLNIVLFNNRIYGLTKGQYSPTSTEGQVTKSTPMGSIDHPLNPLSIALAAEGTFVARSIDAHVKHLGETLKRAANHKGTSLVEVYQNCNVFNDGAMAYAQEKKQRADNVVELEHGKPLIFGSKSDKGIRLVGSRLEIVNLADVAVDDLLIHDEKEPNPAIQMMLARMRYPEMPEPIGVLRSVEGVATYNDQINEQVELAKQKKGVGDLQKLFSTGDTWQVA, encoded by the coding sequence ATGCTTCCCGTATTGAAAGCAGCTGACTTTGCATCGGACCAAGATGTTCGTTGGTGCCCCGGATGTGGTGACTATTCAATCTTGGCCCAGATGAAAAAAATCTTGCCCGATCTCGGAGTGCCTCGTGAAAAGACCGTGTTCATTAGTGGAATCGGCTGCAGTAGCCGCTTCCCGTACTACATGAACACCTACGGGATGCACAGTATTCATGGTCGAGCGCCGACTTTTGCGACCGGCTTGAAATCGACGCGCCCGGATTTGATGGTTTGGGTGATAACCGGTGATGGCGATGCTTTGTCGATCGGCGGAAATCATTTCATCCATCTGCTTCGTCGAAACGTTGATTTGAATATCGTACTCTTTAACAACCGTATCTACGGGTTGACGAAGGGGCAATACAGTCCGACGAGTACCGAAGGGCAAGTGACGAAGAGTACGCCGATGGGCTCAATCGATCATCCGCTAAATCCGTTGTCAATCGCATTGGCGGCCGAAGGGACCTTTGTTGCTCGCAGTATCGACGCGCACGTGAAACATCTTGGCGAAACGCTCAAGCGAGCGGCCAATCATAAGGGCACGTCGCTCGTGGAAGTTTATCAAAACTGTAATGTTTTCAACGATGGTGCGATGGCATATGCTCAAGAGAAGAAGCAGCGAGCGGATAACGTGGTCGAACTCGAACATGGGAAGCCGTTGATTTTTGGCTCAAAGAGTGACAAGGGAATCCGTTTGGTGGGTAGCCGTTTGGAAATTGTCAACTTGGCCGATGTCGCTGTCGACGACCTGTTGATTCACGACGAAAAAGAGCCCAACCCCGCGATTCAAATGATGCTAGCGCGTATGCGTTATCCCGAGATGCCTGAGCCTATCGGAGTGCTTCGAAGCGTGGAGGGGGTCGCAACCTATAACGACCAGATAAACGAACAGGTCGAATTGGCCAAACAGAAAAAGGGCGTCGGAGATTTGCAGAAACTGTTTTCGACCGGCGATACTTGGCAAGTCGCCTAG
- a CDS encoding 2-oxoacid:acceptor oxidoreductase subunit alpha gives MTVPPTPSNVVPPDLTTSKSVKTVTGITVRLAGDSGDGMQLLGTQLTNTSALAGNDVATFPDFPAEIRAPRGTRAGVSGFQVQFASEEIFTPGDTLDALVVMNPAAMVTNLADLRKGGILIANVDGFNEKEFKLAKVESNPLEASVIEETYRIFKVSMTKLTRDAVAEFGLGTKVADRCKNFFAMGLVYWLFGRSLDTTLRFIDAKFGKKPDVAAANVAALRAGWAYGETTEAFGESFQVEAATLVPGTYRNMMGNQALAWGLITASKLSGKDLFYGTYPITPASDILHELSKYKNFGVRTFQAEDEIAAVCATIGAAFGGTMAVTASSGPGIALKAEGMGLGMILELPMIVINVQRGGPSTGLPTKTEQSDLLQCMYGRNGEAPLPILAPRSPGDCFDIAVEAWRIATECMCPVMILSDGYIANGSEPWRIPDVASMPKITVNHPEGTDTDEPYMPYARDEYLARPWAIPGTPGLMHRVGGLEKQDGTGNVSYDPANHQHMTDTRAAKVDRIAERIPDQDIFGDPTGDVLVVSWGGTYGSCHTAVKQCREAGRKVSHAHLRYINPMPKNVGELLRSFKTVIVPELNKGQLRLLLRAKFLVDCIGVNKIQGKPFSVSELVAAIESHVADSSSATADPHSSANGKPKAESIAG, from the coding sequence ATGACCGTTCCTCCAACTCCATCAAATGTAGTTCCTCCCGATTTGACCACCTCCAAGAGTGTCAAAACGGTTACCGGCATCACCGTTCGCCTTGCGGGTGACTCAGGGGATGGGATGCAGCTACTCGGTACACAACTGACGAACACGTCGGCCCTTGCAGGGAACGACGTTGCCACATTCCCCGATTTCCCCGCTGAGATCCGTGCACCGCGGGGGACGCGAGCGGGCGTGAGTGGTTTCCAGGTTCAATTCGCCAGCGAAGAGATCTTTACGCCTGGTGACACGCTCGACGCTTTGGTGGTGATGAACCCTGCGGCGATGGTCACCAACTTGGCGGATCTGCGCAAAGGTGGCATTTTGATCGCCAACGTTGACGGTTTTAATGAGAAAGAATTTAAGCTAGCGAAGGTCGAATCCAACCCGCTTGAAGCGAGCGTGATCGAGGAGACCTATCGGATCTTCAAGGTTTCGATGACCAAGTTGACTCGGGATGCGGTAGCCGAATTTGGCCTTGGTACGAAGGTGGCCGACCGCTGCAAGAACTTTTTCGCGATGGGACTTGTCTATTGGTTGTTCGGCCGTTCGCTCGATACGACGCTTCGATTCATCGACGCAAAATTTGGCAAAAAGCCTGATGTGGCTGCCGCCAACGTCGCCGCCTTACGGGCTGGTTGGGCTTATGGCGAAACGACCGAAGCGTTCGGCGAGAGTTTCCAAGTCGAGGCCGCTACGTTGGTTCCCGGGACATACCGAAACATGATGGGTAACCAAGCACTTGCCTGGGGCTTGATTACCGCTTCCAAGTTGAGCGGCAAAGATTTGTTCTACGGTACGTATCCGATCACGCCGGCAAGTGACATTTTGCACGAGTTGTCGAAGTACAAGAATTTCGGTGTGCGAACGTTCCAAGCCGAAGACGAAATCGCAGCGGTTTGTGCGACGATCGGTGCCGCATTCGGTGGTACGATGGCGGTAACCGCCAGCAGTGGTCCTGGTATCGCTCTGAAGGCGGAAGGCATGGGACTCGGTATGATTTTGGAACTGCCGATGATTGTCATCAATGTTCAACGCGGAGGACCAAGTACCGGTTTGCCGACCAAGACCGAGCAGAGTGATTTGTTACAATGTATGTATGGCCGAAACGGCGAAGCTCCGCTGCCTATCCTGGCACCTCGATCGCCCGGCGACTGTTTTGACATTGCCGTCGAGGCCTGGAGAATCGCAACCGAGTGCATGTGTCCCGTTATGATTTTGTCGGACGGATATATCGCTAACGGTTCCGAACCTTGGAGGATTCCCGATGTCGCGTCGATGCCGAAGATTACGGTGAACCATCCTGAAGGCACCGACACCGATGAGCCATACATGCCGTATGCTCGCGATGAATATCTGGCGCGCCCCTGGGCGATTCCGGGGACGCCCGGCTTGATGCACCGCGTCGGTGGCCTTGAGAAACAGGATGGGACTGGCAATGTCAGTTACGATCCTGCGAACCACCAACACATGACCGATACTCGTGCGGCCAAGGTTGATCGGATTGCTGAACGCATTCCGGATCAAGATATCTTTGGCGATCCGACGGGTGATGTACTCGTCGTTTCGTGGGGTGGCACCTACGGTTCTTGTCACACTGCGGTCAAGCAGTGCCGAGAAGCGGGTCGCAAGGTCAGCCATGCACACCTGCGTTACATCAATCCAATGCCCAAGAATGTCGGTGAACTGCTGCGGTCTTTCAAGACGGTTATCGTACCTGAATTGAACAAGGGGCAATTGCGATTGCTTCTCCGTGCAAAGTTCCTCGTCGACTGTATCGGCGTCAACAAAATCCAAGGCAAACCATTTAGCGTGAGCGAATTGGTCGCGGCGATTGAGTCGCATGTAGCCGATTCGAGTTCGGCAACCGCTGATCCGCACTCGTCAGCGAATGGCAAGCCCAAGGCCGAATCCATCGCGGGTTAG
- the aspS gene encoding aspartate--tRNA ligase: MLRTHTCGQLRKTDIGSEVTLCGWVESKRDHGGAVFIDLRDRYGLTQVVVGPPEANGEQIENAGKIPTESVILIKGKVAERLEGKTNEKLATGEIELRSDHVEILNTCATPPFTPGQNDLPGEDLRLKYRFLDLRRKEMQQSLILRSKIIKTMRDYFAKHDFIDVETPILGRSTPEGARDYLVPSRVHAGKFYALPQSPQLYKQILMVAGFDRYVQVAKCFRDEDLRADRQPEFTQLDLEMSFVDADDIMSLIDGLVAVTAKEVLGKDVKTPLPRMTYDEAMRRYGHDAPDLRFDMEIVDITAVAAKTEFRVFRGTADAGNFVRGMNVKESASKYSRRQIDDLTNYVKEFGAKGLAWFRVEDDGSLWSPISKNLDDAHLAEIKELMKGEPGDLLMFLADTWEVTCKGLYALRKRLGAELKLYGPDQLSCSWITEFPMFEKDEETGNWTAMHHPFTAPLAKDLPKLADDPSGCRAQAYDLVINGSEAGGGTIRIHDSKIQSQVFGLLGIDEATAEDRFGFLLNALRFGAPPHGGIALGVDRWVMLLAGLDNIREVIAFPKTQKAADLMTEAPGNVDAAQLTELYLRTVGIKPSTSE; encoded by the coding sequence TTGCTACGAACCCATACCTGCGGCCAACTCCGCAAAACTGATATCGGATCTGAAGTCACCCTTTGTGGATGGGTTGAAAGTAAACGCGACCACGGTGGAGCGGTTTTCATCGACCTTCGCGACCGCTACGGATTGACTCAAGTCGTTGTGGGGCCGCCGGAAGCAAATGGGGAGCAGATCGAAAATGCTGGCAAAATTCCTACCGAAAGCGTGATACTCATCAAAGGCAAAGTCGCCGAGCGGCTTGAGGGCAAAACGAACGAGAAACTGGCGACAGGCGAAATCGAGCTGCGGAGCGATCATGTTGAGATTCTCAACACCTGCGCGACGCCTCCTTTCACACCTGGCCAAAACGATTTGCCTGGAGAAGATCTACGACTCAAGTACCGTTTCTTGGATCTTCGCCGCAAAGAGATGCAGCAAAGTTTGATTCTTCGCAGCAAAATCATCAAAACGATGCGTGACTACTTTGCGAAACACGATTTTATCGACGTCGAAACGCCAATTCTCGGCCGTAGTACCCCCGAAGGTGCTCGCGATTATCTCGTCCCCAGCCGCGTGCATGCAGGGAAGTTTTACGCACTTCCGCAATCGCCACAGCTGTACAAGCAAATCCTAATGGTCGCGGGTTTTGATCGCTACGTCCAAGTCGCAAAGTGCTTCCGCGACGAGGATTTACGTGCCGACCGGCAACCCGAATTCACTCAGCTCGACCTCGAGATGTCGTTTGTCGATGCCGATGATATCATGAGCTTGATCGATGGTTTGGTCGCCGTTACGGCCAAAGAGGTACTTGGCAAAGATGTCAAAACGCCGCTGCCGCGCATGACCTACGACGAAGCGATGCGTCGTTATGGGCACGACGCCCCCGATTTGCGATTCGATATGGAGATTGTCGACATCACAGCGGTTGCTGCCAAAACCGAATTCCGCGTTTTTCGCGGCACAGCCGACGCAGGCAATTTCGTTCGCGGCATGAACGTCAAAGAATCTGCTAGCAAGTACTCACGCCGGCAAATCGATGATTTGACCAACTATGTCAAAGAGTTCGGCGCCAAAGGACTGGCATGGTTCCGCGTCGAAGACGATGGATCGCTCTGGAGCCCAATCAGTAAGAATCTCGATGATGCTCATTTGGCCGAGATAAAGGAATTGATGAAGGGTGAGCCAGGCGATTTGCTAATGTTCTTGGCCGACACTTGGGAGGTCACCTGCAAAGGCCTCTATGCACTTCGCAAACGACTCGGGGCGGAGCTCAAATTGTACGGACCTGACCAACTCAGTTGCAGCTGGATCACCGAGTTTCCGATGTTCGAAAAGGACGAGGAAACGGGGAATTGGACAGCGATGCACCATCCGTTCACCGCACCGCTTGCAAAGGACCTACCGAAACTTGCCGATGACCCGAGCGGGTGCCGTGCCCAGGCCTATGATTTGGTGATTAACGGCAGTGAAGCAGGCGGAGGGACGATCCGAATCCACGATTCAAAGATTCAGTCGCAAGTCTTTGGGCTATTGGGTATCGATGAGGCGACCGCAGAAGACCGGTTCGGATTCTTGCTCAACGCGCTACGCTTTGGAGCACCCCCACACGGCGGAATCGCACTCGGTGTCGACCGATGGGTGATGTTGCTTGCAGGACTCGATAACATTCGCGAAGTCATCGCGTTCCCGAAAACCCAAAAGGCTGCCGACTTGATGACCGAGGCACCTGGAAACGTCGATGCGGCGCAACTCACCGAACTATACTTGCGAACCGTCGGAATCAAACCTTCAACCAGCGAATGA
- a CDS encoding tellurite resistance TerB family protein, which produces MDAMDVLGALLGRKGSSNRGGGSADILKEMMGGRKSAPAPPRQRTHPRAQQPSTIEGAARSLEEMLGVGRESTRSVPSPPMPSRPRQAPPVTEARLPERTPEPRVPERSGMDAQSEMLVRAMISAAKSDGSIDQAEQEHVVKQFGQLSQDEVNFLKQEFARPVDVRELAWSVPIGLEEHVYTVSLLAIDLDENKEAQYLGELAHGLRLSPQKCNEIHRQYRAPEIFGSAEESVG; this is translated from the coding sequence ATGGACGCAATGGATGTACTCGGAGCACTTCTGGGCCGCAAAGGCTCATCAAATCGTGGTGGTGGAAGTGCCGATATTTTAAAAGAGATGATGGGTGGCCGGAAATCGGCTCCCGCACCGCCGAGACAGCGAACGCATCCGCGTGCCCAACAACCGTCCACGATCGAGGGGGCCGCCCGAAGTCTGGAAGAGATGCTCGGAGTTGGACGTGAATCGACTCGATCGGTCCCGAGTCCTCCTATGCCAAGTCGTCCGCGCCAAGCTCCGCCTGTGACCGAAGCGAGGTTGCCGGAGCGGACGCCAGAACCCAGAGTCCCCGAGCGGTCAGGCATGGACGCTCAAAGCGAAATGCTGGTTCGTGCAATGATCAGTGCGGCAAAGTCCGATGGCAGTATTGACCAAGCCGAACAAGAGCATGTGGTCAAACAATTTGGCCAACTCAGTCAGGACGAAGTCAACTTTCTCAAGCAAGAGTTTGCAAGACCGGTCGATGTACGTGAACTGGCTTGGTCGGTTCCAATCGGGTTGGAAGAGCATGTTTACACGGTATCGCTTTTGGCGATCGACTTGGATGAAAACAAGGAAGCTCAGTACTTAGGTGAACTCGCTCACGGCTTGAGGTTATCACCCCAGAAATGCAACGAGATCCATCGCCAATACCGAGCACCTGAAATATTCGGCTCGGCCGAAGAATCCGTGGGTTGA
- a CDS encoding ABC transporter permease subunit/CPBP intramembrane protease — protein sequence MPDPHSKRPVLKGRLFRLCQKELRETIRDRRTVFTLLLMPLLLYPLLSMALNRFLLTSDTHQASGYLVGVASEEEGSLLRSYLNDPRSKPPESILQVNSGELAEFRFGITNESDAVEALRKNAIDVAVSVEPGEIPVFKITAYQGDAASETAQRILVERLQWLESSVAQEVATAASPDYRSVAKVQVAEIGGAEQLPLLATIVPLVLVLMTITGAVYPAIDLTAGERERGTMEALMASPASRFDLLFAKYIAVVIVALLTAMINLFAMFTTLWASGLLQLLTGDDAFPWLSVLQILGLLILFSGFFSALLLSLTSFAKSFKEAQAYLIPVMLLALAPAMLSLLPGVKLSGPLAIAPLISIVILARDILAGHFEPAGALAAILSTIAYAAAALAVAARLFGNDAVMRTSDQSIASFFHRPKKPSLVPSVESSALMLALLVPFYFLVSNGLIRLVEIPRDQLSLSMLFAFNLLALVLTFGLVPLLVATIGRNRYSSTFRLTGPSASGLSVGAFGGCLVGSVLIGLGAWALAHESFVIGESLGMGGLSEERIRQTLEALEAQKEVPFWLVLLTFAVAPAIIEELCFRGFLFSSLSAVLSPIRVVFLTAVLFGMFHVLTGNALLIERFLPTTLLGGILGWIAYRSGSVLPGMVMHFVHNALLKSVARYHDSFSLFGSELNDQSHLPGNWLIGTTAVACAGAILIWLCTRQRVHGATDSIG from the coding sequence ATGCCAGACCCCCACTCGAAACGGCCAGTTCTCAAAGGACGTTTGTTTCGGCTTTGTCAAAAGGAACTGCGTGAGACGATCCGTGACCGTCGCACCGTGTTCACGTTGCTGTTGATGCCGCTGCTGCTCTACCCGTTACTCAGCATGGCGCTCAACCGGTTTTTGCTGACATCGGATACCCATCAAGCGAGTGGCTACCTTGTCGGAGTAGCGAGCGAAGAAGAAGGATCTTTGCTGCGATCCTACTTAAATGATCCACGCAGCAAACCACCCGAATCGATCTTGCAGGTTAACAGTGGAGAGTTGGCGGAGTTCCGGTTTGGAATCACGAATGAATCGGACGCAGTCGAAGCTCTGAGGAAAAACGCTATCGATGTAGCGGTATCGGTTGAACCGGGTGAAATCCCGGTATTCAAGATCACCGCGTATCAAGGTGATGCCGCCAGTGAGACAGCGCAGCGGATTTTGGTAGAACGTTTACAATGGCTCGAGTCGAGTGTCGCTCAGGAGGTGGCCACGGCAGCATCGCCCGACTATCGATCGGTTGCCAAGGTGCAGGTGGCAGAAATTGGTGGCGCAGAACAACTGCCGCTGCTCGCGACCATCGTTCCACTCGTCTTGGTTTTGATGACGATCACCGGCGCGGTCTATCCCGCAATCGACTTGACCGCGGGTGAGCGTGAACGGGGCACGATGGAAGCATTGATGGCTTCGCCTGCATCCCGATTCGACCTTTTGTTCGCCAAGTATATCGCGGTGGTGATCGTTGCGCTGTTAACCGCGATGATCAACCTGTTTGCCATGTTTACAACGCTGTGGGCGTCGGGGCTTTTGCAATTATTGACGGGCGATGACGCCTTTCCGTGGTTGTCGGTTCTGCAAATTCTTGGTTTGTTGATTCTCTTTAGCGGGTTCTTTTCAGCGCTATTGCTGTCGCTAACGAGTTTTGCAAAATCGTTCAAGGAAGCACAGGCATATCTGATTCCGGTGATGTTGCTGGCGCTTGCACCGGCGATGCTTTCCTTGCTGCCAGGTGTCAAGCTTTCCGGCCCGCTGGCGATCGCACCCCTCATCAGTATTGTCATTTTGGCACGAGACATTTTGGCGGGCCATTTTGAACCGGCGGGGGCTTTGGCTGCAATCCTTAGTACGATCGCTTATGCCGCAGCCGCTTTGGCCGTCGCGGCTCGGCTATTCGGAAATGATGCTGTTATGCGAACGAGCGATCAATCGATTGCGTCTTTCTTTCATCGCCCCAAGAAACCCAGCCTTGTTCCGAGTGTCGAGTCGTCCGCCTTGATGTTGGCTTTACTCGTTCCCTTTTACTTTCTGGTCTCGAACGGGCTGATTCGCTTAGTTGAAATTCCTCGTGACCAACTTTCGTTATCGATGTTGTTCGCTTTCAACTTGCTCGCGTTGGTGTTGACCTTCGGGCTAGTGCCATTGCTTGTTGCCACGATTGGCCGCAACCGGTATTCGAGTACCTTTCGTTTGACGGGGCCATCCGCATCCGGCTTGTCGGTCGGCGCGTTTGGAGGATGTCTCGTTGGATCGGTACTGATCGGATTGGGAGCATGGGCACTTGCCCATGAGTCGTTTGTGATTGGGGAGTCGCTCGGGATGGGTGGGCTCAGTGAAGAACGAATCCGTCAAACATTGGAGGCGCTCGAAGCGCAGAAAGAAGTGCCGTTTTGGTTGGTGCTGCTGACCTTTGCGGTTGCCCCGGCGATTATCGAAGAGTTGTGCTTTCGCGGTTTTTTGTTTTCGTCCTTGTCCGCCGTACTCTCGCCCATTCGAGTTGTTTTTCTAACAGCCGTTTTGTTTGGCATGTTTCACGTTTTGACTGGAAATGCACTGCTGATCGAACGTTTCCTGCCGACGACGCTACTCGGGGGCATCCTCGGCTGGATCGCCTACCGAAGTGGCAGCGTGTTGCCAGGAATGGTGATGCACTTTGTTCACAATGCCCTGCTCAAGAGCGTGGCTCGCTACCACGACTCGTTCAGCCTGTTCGGTAGCGAGCTGAATGACCAATCGCATTTGCCGGGCAATTGGTTGATCGGAACAACGGCGGTTGCCTGTGCCGGTGCGATCCTGATCTGGTTATGTACGCGGCAACGAGTTCATGGGGCGACCGACTCGATCGGTTGA
- a CDS encoding ATP-binding cassette domain-containing protein, which translates to MLKVESLVKTFSVEGEDVHAVDELSFQVTRGEVYGLLGPNGAGKTTTLRIILGLLEADRGYTEVDGYQTAEDPIEVKSRLGFVSASDGVYPWLTVREMLLYFADLYHVDPWVARERAEGLSRVMDIEKLLDRRAGTLSTGQRQRVTLVRGLIHDPPVMLLDEPTRGLDVVGVQTIFQYIDHLRHLGKAVVVCTHRLDEAERLCDRFGLLLEGKLRYEGTMNELQAATGRDHLVDMFVDMMTAGAI; encoded by the coding sequence GTGTTAAAGGTTGAATCACTTGTCAAGACGTTTTCGGTAGAGGGCGAAGACGTCCATGCTGTCGACGAGCTGTCCTTTCAGGTCACGCGAGGGGAAGTCTATGGGCTACTTGGTCCCAACGGTGCAGGCAAAACGACGACGCTGCGAATCATTCTCGGCTTGCTTGAGGCGGATCGGGGGTACACGGAAGTGGATGGTTATCAAACGGCCGAAGATCCGATCGAAGTCAAGTCGCGGCTCGGCTTCGTCTCGGCAAGCGATGGCGTTTACCCCTGGCTAACTGTCCGAGAAATGCTGCTCTATTTTGCCGACCTTTATCACGTCGATCCCTGGGTGGCGAGGGAGCGAGCGGAAGGGTTGTCGCGGGTGATGGATATCGAAAAACTACTGGATCGTCGCGCTGGAACGCTTAGCACCGGGCAACGGCAGCGAGTGACATTGGTTCGCGGTCTGATACACGATCCGCCCGTCATGCTACTCGATGAACCGACGCGAGGTCTCGATGTCGTGGGCGTGCAAACCATTTTTCAATACATCGACCACTTAAGACATCTCGGTAAAGCCGTTGTCGTTTGTACTCACCGGCTCGACGAAGCGGAGCGTTTGTGTGATCGGTTTGGCTTGCTGCTTGAAGGCAAACTTCGATACGAAGGAACGATGAACGAATTGCAAGCGGCAACGGGACGCGACCACTTGGTCGATATGTTTGTCGACATGATGACAGCAGGTGCCATATGA
- a CDS encoding Gfo/Idh/MocA family protein, with protein sequence MKLRIGLIGLGDSWQTRHRPAIRMLQDRFDVRAVYSPVAKLAENAAAEFQADPVDGYRAMVARCDIDAVMVLQNSWLGWLPMLAACEAGKAIYWAGDLDFDPAEAQPIREAIDRSGIAFMTELPKRFAPATLRLKELIATRLGPPQLVFCHRRVQHESNHSKPKCVADNPLHQELLELIDLCRYVVGREPATVVATGVSQTVPADYESMSLRFDAHESQPAVTAQISCGSYIRPTWHEAIGFRPPSAMQICCERGVAFLDLPTSLVWFDDAGRHLESLETELSVGQQLLTQFYRAVTSLVRNMSDLDDVCRSAAILAAARESSRDGRRIELA encoded by the coding sequence ATGAAACTTCGTATAGGTTTGATTGGTTTAGGCGACAGTTGGCAAACACGTCATCGCCCGGCCATTCGCATGCTGCAGGACCGCTTTGATGTCCGCGCGGTCTACAGTCCGGTCGCCAAATTAGCGGAAAACGCGGCTGCTGAGTTTCAAGCGGATCCGGTGGACGGGTATCGAGCGATGGTGGCGCGTTGTGATATCGACGCTGTGATGGTTCTGCAGAATTCATGGCTAGGATGGTTGCCGATGTTGGCCGCCTGTGAAGCGGGCAAAGCGATCTACTGGGCTGGGGATTTGGATTTTGATCCCGCCGAGGCGCAACCGATTCGCGAAGCGATTGATCGCAGCGGAATCGCATTCATGACGGAGCTACCCAAGCGATTTGCTCCGGCAACGCTTCGTTTGAAAGAGCTAATCGCGACCCGACTTGGCCCCCCGCAACTGGTGTTCTGTCATCGCCGCGTCCAGCACGAATCGAACCATTCAAAACCGAAATGTGTGGCGGACAACCCTTTGCATCAAGAGCTACTCGAGTTGATCGATTTATGCCGCTACGTTGTCGGACGCGAACCGGCGACCGTCGTCGCAACCGGGGTCAGCCAAACCGTTCCGGCTGACTACGAGAGCATGAGTTTACGGTTTGATGCTCATGAATCCCAACCAGCGGTCACGGCACAGATTAGCTGCGGCAGTTATATTCGACCAACTTGGCACGAAGCAATCGGTTTCCGCCCCCCTTCGGCCATGCAGATTTGTTGTGAGCGGGGTGTCGCATTTCTCGATTTGCCGACCAGTTTGGTTTGGTTTGATGACGCCGGCCGACACTTGGAGTCACTGGAAACCGAGTTGTCCGTGGGGCAACAACTGTTGACCCAATTCTATCGTGCGGTGACTAGTTTGGTGAGAAACATGAGCGATTTGGATGACGTGTGTCGATCCGCAGCGATACTGGCAGCCGCCCGAGAAAGTAGCCGTGACGGACGTCGAATCGAGTTGGCATAA
- a CDS encoding thioredoxin family protein, with protein sequence MVSLLLAVVLSGVPTGQSVEQNYTLAYKKSVEQNKPLMVVVGAPWCPACTVLKNSTIMPMAATGELDEVSVAVINKDEDPELAEQLTKGEKMIPQIIMFTKNDSGGWNRQLLRGFQTKQPVRSLIRSAIAARRG encoded by the coding sequence ATGGTTTCGTTGCTGTTAGCTGTGGTTTTGTCTGGTGTTCCAACGGGACAATCTGTTGAACAAAATTACACACTCGCTTACAAGAAGTCCGTCGAACAAAATAAGCCGTTGATGGTCGTCGTCGGCGCTCCGTGGTGCCCCGCTTGTACTGTCTTAAAGAATTCGACGATCATGCCAATGGCCGCTACCGGCGAATTGGACGAGGTAAGCGTTGCGGTTATTAACAAGGACGAGGATCCGGAGTTAGCTGAACAATTGACCAAGGGCGAAAAAATGATTCCTCAAATCATTATGTTCACCAAAAATGATTCTGGCGGATGGAATCGACAATTGCTCAGAGGCTTTCAAACCAAGCAACCCGTTCGCAGTCTGATCCGAAGTGCCATTGCGGCCCGCCGCGGCTAA